The nucleotide window tgaatgtcctattgctgtgatttattactgttactgaaggtccgcggctccgaaccgtagtaaagggacctctggctaatacggtgggttccgtgtcgggctggtagccgaaaactagctttactttgttgtctgggtcaactttgcttgccagagacagagagaggcgttgaaaggctgctccaacagaacttatttttttccggaggaaaacacgaacacagtgtacagtcgagtcttaaaatagcttacttacaaatgggctcgtcaggcactcttcttggctgcagtggttattattatatttacatgcttccagctcccgtttttgctccgtgacagctcggacttcctttctctccctccctcgctcacagacacataacgggtatggtagtccattctccctgcagcacggactacactgcccatcatgctacattctttagagctatgcctgtagcactctgcctattagcttagcacaacaacaacaacaaaaaagcgctctctcacccaggaaacacgcagagagagagcgtcaccctgtaaccatggcaaccgtaacgctgccgcctggaacaacagaacgtagctgtcaaacaaacccaaataatcctgacccgcgacaatatgaaacagggaagtaccgccgtgtaatccatttatttcaacaaagtaactgtattctgaataccacctttttaaacggtaactgtaacggaatacagttactcatattttgtattctaaatacgtaacggcggtacatgtattccgttactccccaacactgcttaaTGACTATCAAGCCACAAGCACAGAGCACAAGAACATTTTCAGTCTGTTGATCGGGTGTTCAGAACTTTgccttttatatattttttataccAGTTGCGAAGATAAATAAAATACCTAGAAGCACATTTTAAGCTCATCAACGTATAATTATCTGGAGGATATACTGCTATTATTATTGTTGATTATCTCAATTAGATTTCAAGTTAGTTCGTTCTTCTTCGTTGATTTAATTCAGGCGATATGCAGGACTTCAATTTCGTGGGTCTTTTTGGGGTCCTTGACGTGGCATTAATAAACAAAGATGGCGGTGGCGTTTACACCTTCGTTGAATTTTACTCTGAATTAAAAACTTTGTAGTCTTAAGTAATTGGAGTATTTCCTACATGTGTCTCGTTAGTCGAGTTGCAAAATGAGCGGTTGGGCCGGTTTTTCAGACGAGGAGCTGCGCAGGATACAGCAGAAAGGTAAGTTAATCTTTCTTGCTGCTAGTGAGAGACGAAGCACTCAGCACTTCACTCTGATATTTTATTCCTACTTCTTTACTGTAGTAGTAACCATGGTCACGTGTCCTTTTTCAGACTCTACTGTATCTGCACCTCCAGTCCGGGGTCGAAAACCGGCTTCAGGTAACCGGAGTCGGCAGCAGTTGCAGCGAGAAAGAGCCCTGCAGTCAGCAGCCCAAAAAAGCACAGGAGCCGAGTCACTTGTTCTTTCACCCGAACAACAACTCACCAAACCGTCCCCGAGGGAAGAGCCTAAACCCACAGCCCCGGCGACAACACCCACTGTCAAACAAGAGGTGCAGCAGGAGCCCGCTATAATGAAGCCCAATGAAAACGACCAACCgacaacagaagaagaaaccCCAGTGGTTAAAGAGCTGGATAAGCAAGAGATTGAATTGTTAGTATGATTTTGTTCTCACGTGCACTGTAAAGATGACAGGTACACTGACCAATATTTACATAGTAGGTGTAATACCAGGGTagcaaacatgcacaaacatgcaTTGTGTGTTTTCATGCACACGCTGGGCCATTCTGTGCTCTTCTTTGAGACTGTATCAGAGTGAATCTAAATATACAAATAGATCCAACATTTCTtggacaaaaacacattttttgtagttttaccACAAAGGATTTTAAAACAACCAAGATGTGATTGAAGGGCAGATCTTCAGCTTTGATTAATTATCATCAACTGTTTAGAAACCGTACCCATTTTTATGCATTGTCCCCCATATTCTAAGGCTCAAAAGTATTTGgagaaatttaattttaaatataaggatAATTTTTTATAAGTTGAAACAGTCTTCCTGCATATTTTTATCTTTTGGTCTTTCTGATACAAATTCATGTTGATTTTATTTAGCGAAAGAATTAATTTTCAGCATTAGGCAGTCTCTTTCAGATGGGTTTTTGGTAAAGTCTATTCTGGTCTTCTTGTTCTTGAATGTAACTAGTAGTTTGCACTTGCTGTAAACCTTGGCATTTCCCCACATAAAAGTACCTCTTGATTTTAGACTTTGATAATGATACCCACCTCCTCGGGAGTGTTCTTGACTTTGTTAGAGGTATGCAATGTCCCCTTTATAATGTAGTACCGAATGGGTTATCACATGACTCGTCCGGCCAGGAAATGTTGACATTTTTGAATGTTGACATTCAGTCGTGACATTGATTTGAGATCATATCAAATCAGTTAATGCGTCTAGTTaatgcagtctatctgggtgaGAAACAAAACTTTAACTTACCACAGTAGATGGCTCCTCTCTGCCCTACTTTGCTGCTGGATGCATAGCACTCATCAGTGCTGTATCAATGTTTAGTTAATGTTCTAGTGGAACATAAAAGTGATGGTTGTGGAAAATAAACGCCTTTGCTTCTGTATAGACAAATCATTGGAAATTATTGATTTCCAGCACACAGGACTTGTCAGGGTATCCTGTCATTGTAACAGTGGCTGTGGATCCTTTGGTTCCTGTGGGTTTCCAAAATATGGCCTCTATGGAACAGACTTCTTTCAGATTTGGAACAGATTTAGATGTGGGTAGTTTGGGAGACCTGCAAAAACCTCTGGGTTCTTTGTCCTGCTCCTTTAACGCTTCCTGAGCAGTTTCTTTACACTGTAAGGGTTGAACAGTGTAAAGAAACTGCTCAGGAAGCATTAAAGGAGCCCACCCCCTCACGGAGGGGGTGGGCCTTGGTTGGCAGTGTTGGTTGGTGGGTGATGTAGATCAAAGCGATAACCAAAAGAATGATGCATCATTCTTGTGGATATCTTTGGCTGTCAAAGCAATCATAGTATATGATCCATGTGATTTGAGTGCTGTATAAATGACAGTGCTGTCAGTCTTGTACATGTGGCTCACATTTCAGTTAAATTTATGCATACTACCTCAGCACTGTCCACATCTTACTCAATTTCCCTCTGGGATGAATAAGGTTTCTCTGATTCAGATTCTGATCTCCACCAGATACTTGGGGAAAAAAGGGAATCAGAATATCAACACACAGTgattaaatcttacaaataatAATTTGCCAAACCCATACCATAGGGTGCTGTTGTGTTTGtaaatttgaattattttgaaAGACACTGTTCCTTTCATAAtgctgatgttttttgtttggtctTTCTGAGATGAAATTGcaaatgtatttgtttaaatTCTCATTTTGTGTGATGGCAGACGGGAAAAGACACGTCTGGAGCAACTTCAGCAAGAGCAGAAAATCAtcgaagagagaaacaaacgcAAGAAAGCTCTGCTGGCAAAAACTATCGCTGAGAAGTAAGTATATGTAGTTTGGTGCTCCCTAGAATACCAAGTCAACATGATGAATATAAATGGGCCTCAAAACTGCAAAGATTAAGGTCAaggtaaaaacaacaaaaaaaccccaatatgTATGAATGGTTTATTATTTTCCACAGATCCAAACAGACTCAGGAAGAGACTGTAAAGCTAAAGAGAATCCAGAAAGAGCTGCAAGCCCTCGACGACATGGTGTCTAATGACATTGGCATCCTGAGAGGAAAGATAGAGCAAGCCAGTTGGGACTACACAGCTGCAAGGTAGACTTAAcatcaggaaaaaaatatttaaaaaagtgtCAGTAAACCTTTTTCCACAGCTGACATGAATTTGTTACAATACTGAAAGCACAGATGGTTTTTGATGACTTCATGGCCCACCGGTACACTTAAGCCCACATTCACACCTGGTACCTGTGATCCAGTCACCTTAGTTAGGTCACACCTTAGGCATTAGAATGCATCCACACATGCATGTCAGTTGACCAGTTGAAGTGTCACTCTCCACTAGGGATGAATATTGACTAAAATTTCCTTGATCCCAATGCAAGTGGCTGAAAATAAACATGGAAGTgccaaaactgcagttcctccatTCAGCTGGTTTTTGTTCAACTGCTTATGTTGAATGACCCTAACTAGGGTCACTTAAATTGTCTTTTCCACTCTTGTTGGTGCTTTTGTCACCTGACAGTCCACCGTCTGATCTAAGTACAGGCAGTCCTGGCTTTCAGAAAAATCATCATGGAAACAGCCATAATGCAAGTGTTGGATGATTCAAAATGAAGAGTCTGAATCGGTGGGCGATGTTACAgtgactttgttttcttttagatacAGTATGAATATCAGTCCCATTATAGATTGTGGTTATATTTCAGATTGTTGTAGACCATCAAaggttgtttttaatgtcaacactttatttattctttgcCCCAAGTCAGATCTATATATGACACAGTGATGAGAGTGGAGAAAAATGCTGTGTGAAACAGCCATTAGTTTCACATTGATGTTCTTCCTGGAGCCTCTCCAAAAACTGTTTCTGCTGTCATTCAATTTGTTGAACAGTAACTCCTAAGGGGTGTGCtgctttttattgcttttattttcaaaagtataaATTGTCCCTAGTACAGGATGTGCTTTGAAACCATAGAAACACTGCCCCCTACAGTACTCATGTAACCTTTAACAATATATGCTCCATGCTTCAACatacagagaacagaacaactGAAATCATGATTCATTTATCATAAAATACAGGTTTAACTTCCTGTATCTTGTATTATGATGTTTTACTTTCCCAGTGTAAACAGTCTTCTGTCCTGTGATATGGTAACTCTCTATTTGACCTAGTTCATGAAGCTACAGCCTGTCATGTAGTGACATTAGCCCTGTATCATTACAGGTGTTTGTATAATGAAAAGACAAACCCGACCTTCACACACTCGGTACACTGGATTCTGTTATGATTATGCTGATTTAGTCAGTTGTTGAGATGTTGCTGAGATGCAACATAATAGCTAGAGGTGAAATTTGATTTTTGGAAATGTTTGGCATCATCTGGTTTGTTACCACAGTGTTTCCAAACACCATGTGGTCTTCTGTTCTTCGCAattaaaacaatatttctgcattCAGACATTGTGAGAGAATAAGCATCTGTTCTCAGCAGGTTATGAGACACTGCCAGTACAGTCGGTTTTAGTTCAGTCACCAACTCTGCATGTCATTGTTTTGTATTCATTGAAGTGCACGGTGTTCCAGACATAATAAGcaccaaatgaaagaaaatttagaaaaacaaaagtataTACAAGCACTGCTGAATTGACCTTTTTGTTAGTTGCTGAATaagtaaagtgtgtgtgtgtagtttctAAACATTATTAATTTTAACAAACTTCATCATCAAACAAATCACCATCTTTTCACAGTCCATGAACTCTGGTCTCCAGTATTTGTCAGTCCCAGTATCAATGATTGCATTCTGTGAAGACATGCCCTCACTGTGCCTCCGACTGACTAGCGTGTATTGCTACAGTTAGATGGTTAGGGTAAGGCAGAATGGAAGACGGTCTTCACGAAATGTGGGAGAGGAAAATAACTAATGCTGTGTGCTGTGACACAGAGAGCAGAGAACGTAAGCTCTGTTCCCACAATGGAGCAAAATGGAGAAACTTTTTATTAAGCAGGCTTTTGAGATTTACTCGCTAAATGAAGACTTCAGTCGGAATTTAAGCTATTAGTTACTGCATTAACTTTATTTACTTTGGTCCATTATTTAATGTCACTTTTAACAATAGCAACTGTTTTAGATGAATTGTTAAGAAATTACTACTTTTACAACTATATACATATACAAGTCTTTGACTTCCTGGAACCAGAATGTGTTTATTTAATTcttgaattattattaatttaagcTTGCCGATTGGAggatttttttctattcttaTATAAATTCTCAGGATTATTTTTCTTGAAAAATTTTGTAAACTCCATTTGTGTTCCTAAGTGGTTAAAATTTgacaaaaagcagaaagaacacaCTTCCTAACACATTGGTCAGATGACCAAGCATATTTGGTCATAGTACTTATGAAATATAAACGAGCAGGCATACTTGGATCTCTTTTAGTGAAtattctaaataaaataaaaccgtTACTTATTCATCAAGGAAATTGAGCTCAAAAACAGCATATCAtttctgtgtgctgtttttATCCTCTTCATGTTTCTTAGtcattttcttctcttatttCTTCACAGAAAGCGTTATGAGAAGGCGGAAGCTGAGTACGTGATAGCCAAGCTAGACCTTCACAAGAAAACGGAGGTGAAGGAACAGCTGACGGAGCACCTCTACGCCATCATCCAGCAAAATGAGCTGCGCAAAGCCCACAAGCTGGAGGAACTGATGCAGCAGCTACAGCTTCAGGCTTCTGAAGAGGAGCTGGAGAGGCaaaaggaagaggagaggagaaactTAGAGATGCAAAAAGACGTGGAAAAGGAAAATGGCTCTGTGGAGAGTCAGGAGGTAAAGGTGGAATCAACTAAAAATTGTGGACCTAAAGAGAAAGAGACTGTGAAGAAAGAGACTGGAGATTCTGAGCAAGACTGTAAAACACTAGAAAACTGTCTTCAGACTGAATCTGTGGCTGTGTCGTGAGGCAATCTTAATCTGTTATGTCTCTATAAATATCTGTTATATACTGATGGGTGACAAATTGAACAAAGATGTTGTATCAAGTGTCTGTGTCAAGGTGTTGACCATCACATGTGGGCAGAACAGCTGATGAGATTGTGGCGATCACTGTCAAATACCTTAGTCTAAAATGTGATGACTGTTGAGGCCAGATCACACGAGTCACATCATTGTTATCATCTAGTTAAACATTTGCATCAAATAACTTTACTGTAAGTATGACAGAAAAATATTCCCCACAGCATATTATGCCTGTTTAAAAtcaatactttttgtttttaaattacaaaTTTACACTGACAAGACAAAGACTGATCGATAGCAAAGCATCATTTCTAGAGAGATGAAggtgaagggggaaaaaaacacgcAATACAAAGTGAAAAACACTTACAACAGGTTTCTCCAGCTGCCACGTTTTCCATGTTGGCATCCTTAACAGCCTTGGTTAATACAGAAGAAGCATCGTTATGTTTTGGattgtatttttgcttttaaaagtcGCAGCTCTTAGAAAGCTGTATGTTACTAACACGATTGGTTAGTCTGAAAAACTCATGTAGCAAAAGCTCGCAGAGAACATCTGGTCTGATTTCTGGTGTTATgtgtttcacacttttttttttcttttttttttttgtgaggcTGCTTCtatttaattgtttaaacaTTGAGAAATTTACCTCCTTTTGTTAAATAAAGAGTTTGTAGAACATTAATATATCGGGCATGAGAAACATGAGTACTGTATCCCCGCTGGCTCTGAGTGAAATATTTAAAGCAATAGACTGCCCAGAGTCGTGTTCAGTTGCTGGGTAAATCGAAGGGTATCTTGTAGCCGTTATCTTCAGGTGTGCACTTTTAGGTTTGTGTGTGCTTAAAAAGCAAAGTCCTCTTTCTCCAAACATGGTTTTCTATCACATCTCTGAGCATGGGCTGAATTCAGAAGATGAGTGTTTTTGATTGTTGTGTCTTTGTGGTAAAAGTGGAAGGActggttgtgtttactttgCAGAAAGCCAGCGTTTCATGCATATGGAGTGAGGCATTAATCATTAATCCCTTTCTGTTCTGAATACAAACTGTCGTGACTTATGTGTTGTAGATGACGCTATTTGCTGGTGCTGGGCTTGTATTTCACAAAGCTAGAACTCTTGTCAGTTCAGCTAAGGAGCAGTGGGCTTGCACGGTAAGGTGATATCTGTTAATGTATGCTCTCAGCTGCATGTGTTTCTGCATACTCCGAGCTTATCTTTTCTCTTAGCGTACATTTTTGACAGCGTGTCAGAAAATGTATAAGAAtctaatgtaaatgtaaatctaTGTAAGTGAAAATGACCAAAGTCTGATTCATTTGTGTGTTcagaaaaatacagaaaggCTATTTAAATGgggtaaaaaatattttaaaacatcATATTTTAGAGATATACAAAAGGGTAATATTTTactaaaataaactttttttaaaattgaaaatttccatttgtattttctttgcATTCACCTTTTTTGGCAGAAGGTTATCTACAGAACTGAAGCTTGCTGTGTGGGAAGGAATTTACTGTGTGACCACTCTCCAATCGCTTTCTCGAAGTTTTTCAAAGTGCAGTAAGTGTTTTTGTATACTGCTTTGAGATTTTACAGCTCCCCGGTCACATCTGGCTGTCTGAAGGGGAGACCGTAAAAGCAGCTTTTTAATTAGTCGGAAGGTTTAAGTTCACAGAAGGAGAGTGACCACCGTCCGTCTGTCCCTGTAGAACCTCTAGGATTCTGTTCCCAATTACCCAAATGAACTAAAACAGATTATTATGTCATTTTTTTGAGCatccatttaaaaataaaatgtaatcttGTATACTCTCATATAGGCTACATAACTCGGCTATGTTGAGTTGTGCATTTCAGGAGTATTGTAATGTTATGCAGCTTCATACTTCTATACCCGTCTTTATACTGTATTTAAAAGGAAACATTGTCATTTTTAATCCACATAAATGACGACCCTGATTCACACTATACACATAAAAATGTCTGTCATGTCACTTTGGTCTGCAGTAGGGTCCAGAAAGTAGTCCAACGTGTTTTCAAAGGTAATCGCTAAAATAAATGCCATTTTCAAATATGTCTTAAGTCACAGCTCTTTATCTGTAAAACATTCTGAACTGACTCTTACAGACTTTAGAAATGTAGCTCCACTTGGACTGGCTGCAACGTTAAATGCTGCTTCCATCTATATGAGTGGCTGTGGCAACATGAGAGGGTTGGTTAGTCTGAAATGCTGTCACATACCAACAGCTTGCAAAAAACATCCGGTCTGATTTGTAGTTTGTGTAGTCACTCAGTCAGATGGTTTGATGTTTCCAGGGTGGGTATTTcacccaagtaaaaatgacataaATAACCAGAATATACAGTAACTTTAGCTGCATGAATGCAACCATTTGACATGCAACACATAAGTCAGATTTAGAGGACTTTATAATATCCACTTGTTCTCTGTACTGAAAGAATCACAGCACAAATATGACCCTAGTTTagtcacacacagaaatatGGGAGCACACCTGACACAAACACTTAGAGAATCTCATGACTATTTTAAATTCCTGCCCTTCCACCTTTCAAATAATATTCAATACGTTTTGCACTAGAAAGCAactatttttaatgaaaaataacatGTATGTTAACACGGCAAAATACTTCTGTTTTcagctattttattttattttgcgcCTGCTTTTATTAACGTTTCTTCTATTTTTATTGACAATGTTAGACTATACAATTATTCTGCATTCTGCATTCTGATTGTTTATTCTGCATTCGATTCATCACTGCTGAAGTTTTAGTCTAAAAATTGTTGCAGTCCTTCCAGATAACTCCGAAGGGGACTCCCTGTGAAAGGAAATGTGTTCTAAATtatgacaaagaaaaatgagaagATACAGGCAGCGCAGATTAAGGCATCCAACGGGGCTTCAATCTACAGCAATCGCTTGTACATTGGaaatatatgtatgtgcgtgtgtgtgtgtgtgtgtgtgagagagagagagagagagagagagagagagtgtgtgtgttgggtcCTGAGTCGGACTTCAGAGAGCAGAGGGTTTATAAAGTAAAGTGTGATTTATGTGGCGCTGCCGTCCCTCGACAGGTCGAGAAAGACCCTGAAACCCGAGAAGTCCGGCAGCCACAGagaaatggggggaaaaaaatcaagttttcttaaaaatatcAGCCATCTGGACGAGCCGGACTTCACCTCCACGCAGAGTGAACTCTGAACTCAACCTCAGTACCACGGCACAAGATAAGCATATGTGCCATCAACGTTTCTGAGCGGAAACGGTGTTTTATACGggatctcctcctttttctgTAAACGGTCTGCTCTGGAAATTAAGAAACTAAccagaaaatgaaacaaatgtcACTTCTGTTTCTGATTGAAGTTTAATTACTTGAGCCGAATTAATGCTCAGGATCCCGCCGGTAGATTCAATCTCTGTAAATGTGAACTATAGAGGTGAAATCGTGCTGTGCCTGTTTCAGCTACACTTTCAAAGAAATCTTTCGACAagcctgttttactttaaaaggaaaagaaatttaTTTCAGgggagaaagaaataaaaataaactcatttattaaaacaaatagtcatatacatttatatatcaAATGAAATTAGTCACCCTAACTTTAAACAAAGACGAATTAAAtcttaaacacataaatatcggACCCAAGACTTTATGAGGAGAAgtagttatttatttacacaGTATGTCTTATGATGATGAGTTCTAAAGAGTCCCTGGTTGCAGGCTGTTCCGAGCGGTTTCTGGGGCTTTGTAATAATGAGAATCAGCGCGGCCGAATTAATCTCACACGGCCACTTGTTCTGTAAACTCTCCGTGTTGTTTTAATCAGGAGCAGATTTGCTTTTTTATGTCGGAACACCACAGACCGTTTACAGTTACAACAGTGCTGCATGTGAGCCGCCTGCAACAATGGAGAGAGCAGCGGAACAAAACCAGTCATAAAATATAAAGAGGGGACACATACATGAAGTACATTTACTCGCAATTACGCGCAATTACTGTTACACCGCGTTTATCTGACAGCTGGAGTTACTTTGCACATTCCAAATGGAGATAAAGTTATTGCATATGCCTGTTTGTGCGCGAAAGTCTTTTATCGCCATCAAAGTTTGGaatattcaatatttttatACAAATCTCGCGGTTTTTGCAGTCTGTTCCTCACTAGgcactttattttttatagttttttttttatttaaacacattGCTTATTTAAGCAATATTATCCATTAGTGACAGGAAAATCAGCATTACGACATATAAACGCATaaatgaatagaatgcgtgtTAGCCTAGGAAATGTTATGTTTTGAATGCAATATCAGAAGTACTCGAGCAAATAAcacattttccttattttctgtgcGCTTAAGACGATAACAAAGTCAGAAGCTTTGCACAGTTCTGGGGCCTTTGGTTATTGATCTATCGCCATTCCTACTTGAACCCCGATAGCTGTCTCTGAAAACTGTAATAAGTTTAGAATCTGTGTGAGAGAGCCGCAGCGGTCGGTACACGAGGAGAAATCCCGGTGCAGCCGCTGCAATCAGGCGGCGTGCAGGGGTGAGCGTGTGTGCAACATATGGTTCCCTGCACAGGATGTAAAGAGTcaacaaggaggccatttactcCCAATTAGGGAAATAAAACAGGACAGGGGCCAAAACGCTACTCCAATCAGCACCAGGGGTCACTGGACAGCGGCGGCGGCGGGCCGGGcccctcatcatcatcatcatcctcagcCCGGGGCCAAGGCTACACAGAGGGACTGAGCTAATGCACAATGAgcagacaaagaaaacacattacgACCAAGAGGGAGGTTTTGGtttaaatgtgtatattttGATTGGCAAGTAGTGGAAGAAGTGCATGGGCCCACAATGACAGAATACAGTATTAATAATATTACTGCGCATTCTAAGTACATGTTGCAGAATTCACACAGTGCACGAGTCATTTGATTTGACTAGCTGTAACTGCTACATTTGCATTTAAATTGTTTCTGTgcaaataaagagaaaacatttGTGGAATGACACACTTATGAGACTGTCCGTTTTTGTATAAGGTGCAATATTTTCCATGTTTGATATTCGAGTAATCCAAAAGTATTCAGATGATCTTTTTTTGGTTGCTTATTTTAAGAACAATTCTACACTGTAAGTGACACGATGCACTGTTTTCTCCAAGTTCAATAACAATctaatgaaataaacaaaagcagcaaAGTTCAGTTTGGAGATATgactttaaatataaatgtaaaatatcacaAAACCTGAAAAATAAATCCAATACACAACCAAACTAACATCAACATATAAGTCACTGTATTTTTCTATGTCTATGTATTTACAGTGCGTATGAATTGCTAATATTTAGGTCGTGTCATCTGTGAATtctgaaaattaatttaatggaATCCATCAATGTACAGCTTGCGGCTCAATTCTATCTATTATAGAAGTATAATTTCTTTTTGACGTTTATTTTGGATTCGGAAAGTGGTTGTTTTTAACATTACATATTAAAAAGTTCATCAATCAGAATCTGTCAAATTTGTTCTACAGTCTGGTATTTTCTTGTGTGTGGATGAAAGCCTTATAGAGTGCAGATGCAGGCTGAAGCTAGATTGAAAATTAACAAgtcaaacaaaaatataatagaACAGTTCAAGGGAAATAACATGTTTAGACATGCTTCATAAAGACTTTTTCACTTTCCCTCATGCTCCACCAACTGCAAAACAGTGCACACTCTAATTATCCCTCTACAGACTTTCAGTCCTGACATAAAATAGAGAGTAAAGTTTCAGGAGTCTGTGATCAGGTTGCACT belongs to Oreochromis niloticus isolate F11D_XX linkage group LG17, O_niloticus_UMD_NMBU, whole genome shotgun sequence and includes:
- the gorab gene encoding RAB6-interacting golgin, with the protein product MSGWAGFSDEELRRIQQKDSTVSAPPVRGRKPASGNRSRQQLQRERALQSAAQKSTGAESLVLSPEQQLTKPSPREEPKPTAPATTPTVKQEVQQEPAIMKPNENDQPTTEEETPVVKELDKQEIELREKTRLEQLQQEQKIIEERNKRKKALLAKTIAEKSKQTQEETVKLKRIQKELQALDDMVSNDIGILRGKIEQASWDYTAARKRYEKAEAEYVIAKLDLHKKTEVKEQLTEHLYAIIQQNELRKAHKLEELMQQLQLQASEEELERQKEEERRNLEMQKDVEKENGSVESQEVKVESTKNCGPKEKETVKKETGDSEQDCKTLENCLQTESVAVS